From Macaca mulatta isolate MMU2019108-1 chromosome 1, T2T-MMU8v2.0, whole genome shotgun sequence, the proteins below share one genomic window:
- the ZNF644 gene encoding zinc finger protein 644 isoform X2, which translates to MRLFLQQDVNKTKSRLNVLNGLANNMDDLKINTDITGAKEELLDDNNFISDKESGVHKPKDCQTSFQKNNTLTLPEELSKDKSENALSGGQSSLFIHAGAPTVSSENFILPKGAAVNGPVSHSSLTKTSNMNKGSVSLTTGQPVDQPTTESCSTLKVAADLQLSTPQKASQHQVLFLLSDVAHAKNPTHSNKKLPTSASVGCDIQNSVGSNIKSDGTLINQVEVGEDGEDLLVKDDCVNTVTGISSGTDGFRSENDTNWDPQKEFIQFLMTNEETVDKAPPHSKVGLEKKRKRKMDVSKITRYTEDCFSDSNCVPNKSKMQEVDFLEQNEELQAVDPQKYALSKVKPESTDEDLESVDAFQHLIYNPDKCGEESSPVHTSTFLSNTLKKKCEESDSESPATFSTEEPSFYPCTKCNVNFREKKHLHRHMMYHLDGNSHFRHLNVPRPYACRECGRTFRDRNSLLKHMIIHQERRQKLMEEIRELKELQDEGRSARLQCPQCVFGTNCPKTFVQHAKTHEKDKRYYCCEECNFMAVTENELECHRGIAHGAVVKCPLVTSDIAQRKTQKKTFMKDSVVGSSKKSATYVCKMCPFTTSAKSVLKKHMEYLHSSSCVDSFGSPLGLDKRKNDILEEPVDSDSTKPLTKQQSTTFPKNSALKQDVKRTFGSTSQSSSFSKIHKRPHRVQKARKSIAQSGVNTCNQNSSPHKNVTVKSSIDQKPKYFHQTAKEKSNAKANSNYLYRHKYENYRMIKKSGESYPVHFKKEEASSLNSLHLFSSSSNSHNSFISDPHKPDTKRPESFKDHRRVAVKRVVKESKKESSVGGEDLDSYPDFLHKMTVVVLQKLNSAEKKDSYETEDESSWDNVELGDYTTQATEDETYSDINQEHVNLFPLFKSKVEGQEPGENATLSYDQNDGFYFEYYEDAGSNNFLHEIHDPQHLETADASLSKHSSVFHWTDLSLEKKSCPYCPATFETGVGLSNHVRGHLHRAGLSYEARHVVSPEQIATSDKMQHFKRTGTGTPVKRVRKAIEKSETTSEHTCQLCGGWFDTKIGLSNHVRGHLKRLGKTKWDAHKSPICVLNEMMQNEEKYEKILKALNSRRIIPRPFVAQKLASNDDFISQNVIPLEAYRNGLKTEALSVSASEEEGLNFLNEYDETKPELPSGKKNQSLTLIELLKNKRMGEERNSAISPQKIHNQTARKRFVQKCVLPLNEDSPLMYQPQKMDLTMHSGMPVKLRTCVHCNTTFTSAVSLSNHLRAYARKKSAGLLTGTALDCKQKKSRSRSGSKKKMLTLPHGADEVYILRCRFCGLVFRGPLSVQEDWIKHLQRHIVNANLPRTGAGMVEVTSLLKKPASITETSFSLLMAEAAS; encoded by the exons acTAAATGTGTTAAATGGGCTTGCCAACAATATGGATGATTTGAAGATAAACACCGATATTACTGGTGCTAAAGAAGAACTCCTAGATGACAACAATTTTATCTCAGACAAGGAGAGTGGAGTTCATAAACCAAAAGATTGTCAGAcatcatttcagaaaaataatacattgacTCTGCCTGAAGAACTGTCAAAGGACAAATCTGAAAACGCCTTAAGCGGAGGCCAGTCTAGTCTATTTATACATGCTGGTGCTCCTACTGTTTCTAGTGAAAACTTTATCTTACCTAAAGGAGCTGCTGTTAATGGACCAGTTTCACACTCCTCCTTAACTAAGACTTCCAATATGAATAAAGGCAGTGTTTCATTAACCACTGGGCAGCCTGTGGATCAGCCAACAACAGAATCTTGTTCAACTTTGAAGGTAGCAGCTGATCTTCAGCTGTCTACACCACAGAAAGCAAGTCAACaccaagttttatttttgttatcagATGTAGCACATGCTAAGAATCCCACCCATTCCAATAAAAAACTACCTACCTCTGCTTCAGTTGGTTGTGACATTCAGAATTCAGTAGGGAGTAATATAAAGTCAGATGGCACTTTAATAAATCAAGTAGAGGTGGGTGAGGATGGTGAAGATTTATTGGTAAAAGATGATTGTGTCAATACAGTAACAGGAATTTCCTCAGGTACAGATGGATTTAGATCAGAAAATGATACAAACTGGGATCCCCAAAAAGAGTTCATTCAGTTTCTTATGACTAATGAGGAAACAGTAGACAAAGCTCCACCTCATTCTAAAGTaggtctagaaaaaaaaagaaagcgaaAAATGGATGTAAGCAAGATAACTCGTTATACTGAGGATTGCTTTAGTGATTCTAATTGTGTACCCAATAAATCAAAAATGCAAGAAGTAGACTTTCTAGAACAAAATGAAGAGCTACAAGCAGTAGACCCACAGAAATATGCTTTATCAAAAGTGAAGCCTGAATCGACTGATGAAGACTTAGAATCTGTGGATGCCTTCCAACATCTAATTTATAACCCAGATAAGTGTGGAGAAGAGAGTTCACCTGTTCATACTAGCACTTTTCTTTCAAAtaccttaaaaaagaaatgtgaagagAGTGATTCTGAGTCACCTGCTACTTTCAGTACCGAAGAGCCATCATTCTACCCCTGTACAAAGTGCAATGTGAATTTTAGGGAGAAGAAGCACCTCCACAGGCATATGATGTATCATTTAGATGGGAATAGTCACTTTCGCCATCTTAATGTCCCAAGGCCATATGCTTGTAGAGAATGTGGACGGACATTTCGAGATCGCAATTCACTTCTAAAACATATGATTATTCACCAGGAGAGAAGACAGAAGTTGATGGAGGAAATTCGTGAATTGAAAGAACTTCAGGATGAAGGAAGAAGCGCACGATTACAGTGTCCTCAGTGTGTGTTTGGTACCAATTGCCCTAAAACATTTGTGCAACATGCTAAAACCcatgaaaaagataaaaggtaCTACTGCTGTGAAGAGTGTAACTTCATGGCAGTGACAGAAAATGAATTAGAATGCCATCGAGGCATTGCACATGGGGCAGTGGTAAAATGCCCGTTGGTCACTTCTGATATAGCccagagaaaaacacaaaaaaagactTTCATGAAAGACTCCGTAGTAGGATCATCCAAAAAATCAGCTACCTACGTATGTAAGATGTGTCCTTTTACTACTTCAGccaaaagtgttttaaaaaagcaCATGGAGTACTTGCATTCATCATCATGTGTTGATTCATTTGGTAGTCCTCTTGGacttgataaaagaaaaaatgacatcCTTGAAGAACCTGTAGATAGTGATAGCACTAAACCATTAACTAAACAACAGTCAACCACGTTTCCAAAGAACTCTGCTTTAAAACAAGATGTGAAGCGAACATTTGGATCAACCTCACAATCAAGTAGTTTTTCAAAAATCCATAAGCGGCCACACAGAGTACAGAAAGCTCGGAAAAGCATTGCCCAATCAGGCGTAAACACTTGCAATCAAAACAGCTCTCCTCATAAGAATGTTACAGTTAAAAGCAGCATTGACCAAAAACCTAAGTATTTTCAtcaaacagcaaaagaaaagtcTAATGCCAAGGCAAATAGCAACTATTTGTATAGACACAAATATGAAAACTATAGGATGATAAAAAAATCAGGTGAATCATATCCTGTgcatttcaaaaaagaagaagctaGTTCATTAAATTCTTTACACCTGTTTTCATCATCAAGTAATTCTCACAACAGTTTTATTTCAGACCCTCATAAGCCTGACACCAAAAGACCTGAAAGCTTCAAAGATCACAGACGTGTAGCTGTAAAGAGAGTAGTTAAGGAATCTAAGAAGGAAAGTTCTGTTGGAGGGGAAGACTTGGATAGCTATCCAGATTTTTTGCATAAAATGACTGTTGTCGTTTTGCAAAAACTTAATTCTGCTGAAAAGAAAGATAGTTATGAAACAGAAGATGAAAGTTCCTGGGATAATGTTGAGTTAGGAGACTACACTACACAGGCCACAGAAGATGAAACCTATAGTGATATTAATCAAGAACATGTAAATTTATTCCCTTTATTTAAGAGCAAAGTGGAAGGTCAGGAGCCTGGAGAAAATGCTACTCTTAGTTATGACCAAAATGATGGCTTTTATTTTGAATACTATGAAGATGCTGGAAGTAACAACTTTTTGCATGAGATACATGATCCTCAGCATTTAGAAACTGCAGATGCTTCATTGTCAAAGCATAGTTCTGTTTTTCATTGGACTGATTTGTCTCTTGAGAAGAAATCATGTCCTTACTGCCCAGCAACATTTGAAACAGGTGTTGGGTTATCAAATCATGTCCGGGGGCATCTTCACAGAGCAGGATTAAGCTATGAAGCCCGTCACGTTGTATCACCAGAACAAATAGCCACAAGTGACAAAATGCAGCATTTCAAAAGAACTGGCACAGGAACACCTGTTAAACGAGTTAGAAAAG ctatagAGAAGTCTGAAACCACTTCTGAACACACTTGTCAGCTCTGTGGTGGTTGGTTTGATACTAAAATTGGATTATCAAATCATGTTAGAGGCCACTTGAAAAGACTTGGAAAGACCAAATGGGATGCTCACAAATCTCCAATCTGTGTTCTGAATGAGATGatgcaaaatgaagaaaaatatgaaaaaatcttaaaggcttTGAACAGTCGTCGTATTATTCCCAGACCATTTGTAGCTCAAAAACTTGCATCAAATGATGACTTTATATCTCAAAATGTTATACCTCTTGAAGCATACCGTAATGGCCTAAAGACTGAAGCTCTGTCAGTGTCTGCATCAGAAGAAGAAGGGCTGAATTTCTTAAATGAATATGATGAAACAAAACCTGAACTGCCCAGTGGAAAAAAGAATCAATCTCTTACACTCATAgaacttcttaaaaataaaaggatgggaGAAGAAAGGAATTCTGCTATTTCTCCGCAAAAGATCCATAATCAGACAGCAAGAAAGAGATTCGTTCAGAAATGTGTTCTTCCATTAAATGAGGATAGTCCGTTGATGTATCAGCCACAAAAAATGGACTTGACTATGCACTCAG GTATGCCTGTGAAGCTTAGAACATGTGTGCATTGCAATACGACGTTTACAAGTGCTGTTAGCCTGTCCAACCACTTACGCGCTTATGCACGAAAGAAGAGTGCTGGACTTTTGACTGGTACAG
- the ZNF644 gene encoding zinc finger protein 644 isoform X1: MRLFLQQDVNKTKSRQSLIVSPTLECSGIMTWFTATSASGFRLNVLNGLANNMDDLKINTDITGAKEELLDDNNFISDKESGVHKPKDCQTSFQKNNTLTLPEELSKDKSENALSGGQSSLFIHAGAPTVSSENFILPKGAAVNGPVSHSSLTKTSNMNKGSVSLTTGQPVDQPTTESCSTLKVAADLQLSTPQKASQHQVLFLLSDVAHAKNPTHSNKKLPTSASVGCDIQNSVGSNIKSDGTLINQVEVGEDGEDLLVKDDCVNTVTGISSGTDGFRSENDTNWDPQKEFIQFLMTNEETVDKAPPHSKVGLEKKRKRKMDVSKITRYTEDCFSDSNCVPNKSKMQEVDFLEQNEELQAVDPQKYALSKVKPESTDEDLESVDAFQHLIYNPDKCGEESSPVHTSTFLSNTLKKKCEESDSESPATFSTEEPSFYPCTKCNVNFREKKHLHRHMMYHLDGNSHFRHLNVPRPYACRECGRTFRDRNSLLKHMIIHQERRQKLMEEIRELKELQDEGRSARLQCPQCVFGTNCPKTFVQHAKTHEKDKRYYCCEECNFMAVTENELECHRGIAHGAVVKCPLVTSDIAQRKTQKKTFMKDSVVGSSKKSATYVCKMCPFTTSAKSVLKKHMEYLHSSSCVDSFGSPLGLDKRKNDILEEPVDSDSTKPLTKQQSTTFPKNSALKQDVKRTFGSTSQSSSFSKIHKRPHRVQKARKSIAQSGVNTCNQNSSPHKNVTVKSSIDQKPKYFHQTAKEKSNAKANSNYLYRHKYENYRMIKKSGESYPVHFKKEEASSLNSLHLFSSSSNSHNSFISDPHKPDTKRPESFKDHRRVAVKRVVKESKKESSVGGEDLDSYPDFLHKMTVVVLQKLNSAEKKDSYETEDESSWDNVELGDYTTQATEDETYSDINQEHVNLFPLFKSKVEGQEPGENATLSYDQNDGFYFEYYEDAGSNNFLHEIHDPQHLETADASLSKHSSVFHWTDLSLEKKSCPYCPATFETGVGLSNHVRGHLHRAGLSYEARHVVSPEQIATSDKMQHFKRTGTGTPVKRVRKAIEKSETTSEHTCQLCGGWFDTKIGLSNHVRGHLKRLGKTKWDAHKSPICVLNEMMQNEEKYEKILKALNSRRIIPRPFVAQKLASNDDFISQNVIPLEAYRNGLKTEALSVSASEEEGLNFLNEYDETKPELPSGKKNQSLTLIELLKNKRMGEERNSAISPQKIHNQTARKRFVQKCVLPLNEDSPLMYQPQKMDLTMHSGMPVKLRTCVHCNTTFTSAVSLSNHLRAYARKKSAGLLTGTALDCKQKKSRSRSGSKKKMLTLPHGADEVYILRCRFCGLVFRGPLSVQEDWIKHLQRHIVNANLPRTGAGMVEVTSLLKKPASITETSFSLLMAEAAS, encoded by the exons acTAAATGTGTTAAATGGGCTTGCCAACAATATGGATGATTTGAAGATAAACACCGATATTACTGGTGCTAAAGAAGAACTCCTAGATGACAACAATTTTATCTCAGACAAGGAGAGTGGAGTTCATAAACCAAAAGATTGTCAGAcatcatttcagaaaaataatacattgacTCTGCCTGAAGAACTGTCAAAGGACAAATCTGAAAACGCCTTAAGCGGAGGCCAGTCTAGTCTATTTATACATGCTGGTGCTCCTACTGTTTCTAGTGAAAACTTTATCTTACCTAAAGGAGCTGCTGTTAATGGACCAGTTTCACACTCCTCCTTAACTAAGACTTCCAATATGAATAAAGGCAGTGTTTCATTAACCACTGGGCAGCCTGTGGATCAGCCAACAACAGAATCTTGTTCAACTTTGAAGGTAGCAGCTGATCTTCAGCTGTCTACACCACAGAAAGCAAGTCAACaccaagttttatttttgttatcagATGTAGCACATGCTAAGAATCCCACCCATTCCAATAAAAAACTACCTACCTCTGCTTCAGTTGGTTGTGACATTCAGAATTCAGTAGGGAGTAATATAAAGTCAGATGGCACTTTAATAAATCAAGTAGAGGTGGGTGAGGATGGTGAAGATTTATTGGTAAAAGATGATTGTGTCAATACAGTAACAGGAATTTCCTCAGGTACAGATGGATTTAGATCAGAAAATGATACAAACTGGGATCCCCAAAAAGAGTTCATTCAGTTTCTTATGACTAATGAGGAAACAGTAGACAAAGCTCCACCTCATTCTAAAGTaggtctagaaaaaaaaagaaagcgaaAAATGGATGTAAGCAAGATAACTCGTTATACTGAGGATTGCTTTAGTGATTCTAATTGTGTACCCAATAAATCAAAAATGCAAGAAGTAGACTTTCTAGAACAAAATGAAGAGCTACAAGCAGTAGACCCACAGAAATATGCTTTATCAAAAGTGAAGCCTGAATCGACTGATGAAGACTTAGAATCTGTGGATGCCTTCCAACATCTAATTTATAACCCAGATAAGTGTGGAGAAGAGAGTTCACCTGTTCATACTAGCACTTTTCTTTCAAAtaccttaaaaaagaaatgtgaagagAGTGATTCTGAGTCACCTGCTACTTTCAGTACCGAAGAGCCATCATTCTACCCCTGTACAAAGTGCAATGTGAATTTTAGGGAGAAGAAGCACCTCCACAGGCATATGATGTATCATTTAGATGGGAATAGTCACTTTCGCCATCTTAATGTCCCAAGGCCATATGCTTGTAGAGAATGTGGACGGACATTTCGAGATCGCAATTCACTTCTAAAACATATGATTATTCACCAGGAGAGAAGACAGAAGTTGATGGAGGAAATTCGTGAATTGAAAGAACTTCAGGATGAAGGAAGAAGCGCACGATTACAGTGTCCTCAGTGTGTGTTTGGTACCAATTGCCCTAAAACATTTGTGCAACATGCTAAAACCcatgaaaaagataaaaggtaCTACTGCTGTGAAGAGTGTAACTTCATGGCAGTGACAGAAAATGAATTAGAATGCCATCGAGGCATTGCACATGGGGCAGTGGTAAAATGCCCGTTGGTCACTTCTGATATAGCccagagaaaaacacaaaaaaagactTTCATGAAAGACTCCGTAGTAGGATCATCCAAAAAATCAGCTACCTACGTATGTAAGATGTGTCCTTTTACTACTTCAGccaaaagtgttttaaaaaagcaCATGGAGTACTTGCATTCATCATCATGTGTTGATTCATTTGGTAGTCCTCTTGGacttgataaaagaaaaaatgacatcCTTGAAGAACCTGTAGATAGTGATAGCACTAAACCATTAACTAAACAACAGTCAACCACGTTTCCAAAGAACTCTGCTTTAAAACAAGATGTGAAGCGAACATTTGGATCAACCTCACAATCAAGTAGTTTTTCAAAAATCCATAAGCGGCCACACAGAGTACAGAAAGCTCGGAAAAGCATTGCCCAATCAGGCGTAAACACTTGCAATCAAAACAGCTCTCCTCATAAGAATGTTACAGTTAAAAGCAGCATTGACCAAAAACCTAAGTATTTTCAtcaaacagcaaaagaaaagtcTAATGCCAAGGCAAATAGCAACTATTTGTATAGACACAAATATGAAAACTATAGGATGATAAAAAAATCAGGTGAATCATATCCTGTgcatttcaaaaaagaagaagctaGTTCATTAAATTCTTTACACCTGTTTTCATCATCAAGTAATTCTCACAACAGTTTTATTTCAGACCCTCATAAGCCTGACACCAAAAGACCTGAAAGCTTCAAAGATCACAGACGTGTAGCTGTAAAGAGAGTAGTTAAGGAATCTAAGAAGGAAAGTTCTGTTGGAGGGGAAGACTTGGATAGCTATCCAGATTTTTTGCATAAAATGACTGTTGTCGTTTTGCAAAAACTTAATTCTGCTGAAAAGAAAGATAGTTATGAAACAGAAGATGAAAGTTCCTGGGATAATGTTGAGTTAGGAGACTACACTACACAGGCCACAGAAGATGAAACCTATAGTGATATTAATCAAGAACATGTAAATTTATTCCCTTTATTTAAGAGCAAAGTGGAAGGTCAGGAGCCTGGAGAAAATGCTACTCTTAGTTATGACCAAAATGATGGCTTTTATTTTGAATACTATGAAGATGCTGGAAGTAACAACTTTTTGCATGAGATACATGATCCTCAGCATTTAGAAACTGCAGATGCTTCATTGTCAAAGCATAGTTCTGTTTTTCATTGGACTGATTTGTCTCTTGAGAAGAAATCATGTCCTTACTGCCCAGCAACATTTGAAACAGGTGTTGGGTTATCAAATCATGTCCGGGGGCATCTTCACAGAGCAGGATTAAGCTATGAAGCCCGTCACGTTGTATCACCAGAACAAATAGCCACAAGTGACAAAATGCAGCATTTCAAAAGAACTGGCACAGGAACACCTGTTAAACGAGTTAGAAAAG ctatagAGAAGTCTGAAACCACTTCTGAACACACTTGTCAGCTCTGTGGTGGTTGGTTTGATACTAAAATTGGATTATCAAATCATGTTAGAGGCCACTTGAAAAGACTTGGAAAGACCAAATGGGATGCTCACAAATCTCCAATCTGTGTTCTGAATGAGATGatgcaaaatgaagaaaaatatgaaaaaatcttaaaggcttTGAACAGTCGTCGTATTATTCCCAGACCATTTGTAGCTCAAAAACTTGCATCAAATGATGACTTTATATCTCAAAATGTTATACCTCTTGAAGCATACCGTAATGGCCTAAAGACTGAAGCTCTGTCAGTGTCTGCATCAGAAGAAGAAGGGCTGAATTTCTTAAATGAATATGATGAAACAAAACCTGAACTGCCCAGTGGAAAAAAGAATCAATCTCTTACACTCATAgaacttcttaaaaataaaaggatgggaGAAGAAAGGAATTCTGCTATTTCTCCGCAAAAGATCCATAATCAGACAGCAAGAAAGAGATTCGTTCAGAAATGTGTTCTTCCATTAAATGAGGATAGTCCGTTGATGTATCAGCCACAAAAAATGGACTTGACTATGCACTCAG GTATGCCTGTGAAGCTTAGAACATGTGTGCATTGCAATACGACGTTTACAAGTGCTGTTAGCCTGTCCAACCACTTACGCGCTTATGCACGAAAGAAGAGTGCTGGACTTTTGACTGGTACAG